A part of Tigriopus californicus strain San Diego chromosome 10, Tcal_SD_v2.1, whole genome shotgun sequence genomic DNA contains:
- the LOC131887958 gene encoding ATP-dependent DNA helicase DDX11-like yields MDVTFPFPFPPYDIQKAFMRQLYQVLDQGGFGIFESPTGTGKSMSLICGALTWFNQTESHRKDLLVQRIKQIHQDLDLVQGEDEHEEDWITVETRKRERQNDLRWLKMELEAIEAKEEKIRELKRRRKVIVPKESVQTANSEFDELFRDLQEIREAVKRELASCSGNGDQVFDEEEEAVIVDEYLSEDEGEEGDSNQVDIEEKPDFSKRIFYCSRTHSQLTQFVKEVQKSPFKEDIRLVSLASRQVTCVNPEVKNLPTNALVNERCLDLQKKKTTQHARKETNPKKSKGPGGCPFFKQKNIALLRDQSLLQVMDIEDTLAQGKLIKACPYYSSRMAIEDAQIVVLPYNSLLHKPTRDALGISIKNSIVIVDEAHNLLDTIAHIHSIEISGTQFKEAHKQLQNYMERYRSRLKAKNLLYIKQLIFVLANLIKVLGGKVSGDVNQEIKANPRLIETYELLNEAEIYNMNIFKLVKYVGKSKIGQKLHGFAEKFQNAPKKSNQPEVKKGLQAFLSSVKKCPKGVENTGQTENLDMAADKATPPKSTRSPLNFIAEFLRSLVHMSNEARILVNSQNTLAKSSIKYCLLNPASQFKDLVDQCHSVIVAGGTMQPISEFRDQLFVNAGASLARIQHFSCGHVISRDKILPLTLVHGPSGLPLDFRYGHRDRSEVLDELYRILRNAINIIPGGVVCFFPSYDYESKVFGYFTKMGYIEKLAVKKKVFREPKRSDLMDKVLRDYSLHCVKGALLFSVVGGKMSEGINFNDHLGRCVIMVGLPFPNAHSLELKEKMKYLDQTVAPTDQGRTGGQVHYENLCMKAVNQSIGRAIRHKDDYASILLLDQRYQTPHIQGQLPAWIQEHVQHVNRFPQCLPLLSQFFKSKIN; encoded by the exons ATGGACGTGACTTTTCCCTTCCCGTTCCCACCCTATGATATCCAGAAGGCGTTTATGCGTCAACTGTATCAAGTGTTGGATCAAGGGGGATTCGGTATTTTTGAAAGCCCCACGGGCACGGGTAAATCTATGAGTCTCATTTGCGGTGCACTCACATGGTTCAATCAAACCGAAAGTCACAGGAAAGATTTGCTCGTCCAGCGGATAAAGCAAATCCATCAGGATCTCGATCTGGTTCAAGGAGAAGACGAGCACGAGGAGGATTGGATCACGGTGGAAACGCGGAAACGGGAACGGCAAAATGACCTCCGTTGGCTCAAAATGGAGTTGGAAGCCATTGAGGCTAAGGAAGAGAAAATTCGCGAACTCAAACGTCGACGCAAGGTTATTGTTCCCAAAGAATCGGTTCAGACAGCAAACTCGGAGTTTGACGAATTGTTCCGGGATCTTCAAGAGATTCGAGAGGCCGTCAAGCGAGAGTTGGCCTCGTGTAGTGGAAACGGCGACCAGGTTtttgatgaggaagaagaggctgTCATTGTGGACGAATATCTGAGCGAGGACGAAGGGGAAGAAGGGGACTCCAATCAGGTGGACATTGAGGAAAAGCCGGATTTTTCCAAGAGG aTTTTCTATTGCTCGAGGACGCATTCTCAGCTCACTCAGTTTGTAAAGGAAGTGCAGAAGAGTCCGTTCAAAGAGGATATTCGTTTGGTGTCGTTGGCTTCTCGACAAGTCACGTGTGTTAATCCTGAGGTGAAAAATCTTCCCACCAATGCTCTAGTCAATGAGAG ATGCCTAGATttacagaagaagaaaaccacGCAACACGCTCGGAAAGAAACCAACCCCAAAAAGTCCAAGGGACCTGGCGGCTGTCCCTTCTTTAAACAAAAGAACATCGCCCTACTCCGAGACCAAAGCCTTCTCCAAGTGATGGATATTGAAGACACCCTGGCTCAAGGCAAACTCATCAAGGCATGTCCGTACTACTCCAGTCGAATGGCCATTGAAGATGCCCAAATTGTGGTATTGCCTTATAACTCGTTGCTTCACAAACCCACTCGAGATGCCTTAggcatttccatcaaaaattCCATCGTGATAGTGGACGAGGCTCACAATCTCTTGGACACGATCGCTCACATTCACAGTATCGAGATTTCCGGTACCCAATTCAAGGAGGCTCACAAGCAATTGCAAAATTATATGGAGCGATACCGGTCAAGGTTGAAGGCTAAGAATCTGCTTTACATCAAGCAATTGATCTTCGTCTTGGCTAATTTGATAAAGGTATTGGGTGGGAAAGTAAGTGGGGATGTGAATCAGGAAATCAAGGCCAATCCCAGACTGATAGAGACGTATGAACTTCTAAATGAAGCCGAGATCTACAATATGAACATTTTTAAATTAGTCAAGTACGTAGGGAAAAGCAAGATTGGACAAAAGCTTCACGGCTTTGCCGAGAAATTCCAAAATGCCCCGAAAAAGTCCAACCAACCCGAAGTCAAGAAGGGTCTGCAAGCTTTTTTGAGCTCGGTCAAGAAATGTCCAAAAGGAGTGGAAAATACGGGCCAGACTGAAAACCTCGACATGGCAGCCGACAAAGCGACCCCACCCAAATCTACACGCTCCCCTTTGAACTTCATTGCAGAATTCCTAAGATCCCTCGTACACATGTCAAATGAGGCTCGGATTTTAGTAAACTCGCAGAATACACTGGCTAAAAGCTCGATCAAGTACTGTCTGTTAAATCCTGCCAGTCAGTTCAAAGATTTAGTGGATCAATGCCATTCCGTCATTGTGGCAGGTGGAACGATGCAACCAATCTCCGAGTTCCGAGATCAACTGTTTGTCAACGCGGGAGCTTCTCTGGCGCGAATCCAGCATTTCTCCTGTGGACACGTGATCTCAAGAGACAAGATCTTGCCCCTGACGTTGGTCCATGGTCCGTCGGGTTTGCCTTTGGACTTCCGATATGGACATCGAGACCGGAGTGAAGTCTTGGACGAACTTTACCGAATTCTTCGCAACGCCATCAACATCATCCCCGGAGGCGTGGTGTGTTTCTTCCCTTCGTATGACTACGAGAGCAAAGTGTTCGGCTATTTTACTAAAATGGGCTACATCGAGAAACTGGCCGTGAAGAAGAAAGTATTCCGCGAACCGAAACGGAGCGACTTGATGGACAAGGTCCTGCGGGATTATTCCCTCCATTGTGTCAAAGGGGCACTCTTGTTCAGCGTGGTGGGTGGCAAGATGAGCGAAGGTATAAACTTCAACGACCACCTAGGTCGATGCGTGATCATGGTGGGTTTACCATTTCCTAATGCCCATTCCCTGGAGttgaaagaaaagatgaaataCTTGGATCAGACCGTAGCCCCTACGGACCAAGGCCGCACGGGCGGTCAAGTTCATTACGAGAATTTGTGCATGAAAGCCGTGAACCAATCGATTGGACGGGCTATTCGGCATAAAGACGATTATGCCAGCATTCTACTCCTGGACCAACGCTATCAAACGccccacattcaaggacaaTTACCGGCCTGGATCCAGGAGCACGTTCAACACGTGAATCGTTTCCCTCAATGTCTGCCCCTTTTGAGCCAGTTCTTCAAAAGTAAAATCAATTGA